A single Gemmatimonadota bacterium DNA region contains:
- the sfsA gene encoding DNA/RNA nuclease SfsA, translating into MPSEPSYYPSVTSLSLIEGTYLSRPNRFSVTCLIDGMEEYVFMPNPGRMRELLLPGVRLILADHGRQADRKTRYTVMAVHYRQRIVFLHTHLNNLAARRLVEGRAIPGLREFAVAGTEVTVGSHRFDLLLRDSAADLYLEVKSCTLSANGVAMFPDAVTDRGRRHLLALAQMKAEGKRGALMFLVHHGDTRAFLPDYHTDFAFARAFCDVEDRLPVLACALEWTPDLRYRVSNPRVNIPWETIRKECVDRGHLVCVDCIGTEYRVSLTRYSGKLSELSRKTGTLAGKAGTRTGRAGRAGRADRVGSTNRRGRTGQAGAEFPVRSSIDSSESMAGVLSRLYGNPSEDADGWTFRCATDPVPTPEFQEALLDFRMPRRLLPDSH; encoded by the coding sequence ATGCCATCTGAACCTTCGTACTACCCGTCTGTTACTTCCCTCTCCCTCATCGAAGGGACGTATCTGTCCCGGCCCAACCGATTCAGCGTTACGTGCCTGATCGACGGCATGGAGGAGTACGTCTTCATGCCGAATCCCGGCAGGATGAGAGAACTGCTTCTGCCGGGGGTACGCCTGATCCTGGCCGATCACGGCCGGCAAGCAGACCGGAAGACACGGTATACGGTGATGGCCGTGCACTACCGTCAGCGCATCGTGTTTCTCCACACCCATCTGAACAACCTCGCGGCGCGCCGACTGGTCGAAGGCAGGGCGATCCCCGGACTAAGGGAATTCGCGGTCGCGGGAACGGAGGTGACCGTTGGCTCCCACCGGTTCGACCTCCTCCTGCGGGACAGCGCGGCGGACCTGTACCTGGAAGTCAAATCCTGTACTCTGTCCGCGAACGGTGTCGCCATGTTCCCCGACGCGGTCACGGACCGGGGGCGCAGGCATCTGCTGGCACTGGCGCAGATGAAGGCGGAGGGTAAGCGGGGGGCCCTGATGTTCCTGGTTCACCACGGCGACACCAGGGCTTTTCTGCCGGATTATCACACGGATTTCGCATTCGCCAGGGCATTCTGCGACGTGGAGGACCGGCTGCCCGTCCTGGCCTGTGCACTGGAGTGGACACCTGACCTGCGCTATCGGGTCTCGAATCCGCGGGTAAACATCCCGTGGGAAACCATTCGCAAGGAATGCGTGGACCGGGGTCACCTGGTCTGCGTCGATTGCATTGGGACGGAATACCGGGTTTCGCTGACACGCTATTCGGGTAAACTGTCCGAACTGTCGCGGAAAACGGGAACGCTTGCGGGCAAGGCGGGGACGCGCACAGGTCGCGCAGGCCGCGCAGGCCGCGCAGATCGCGTAGGCAGCACAAACCGCAGAGGCCGCACAGGCCAAGCAGGCGCGGAATTTCCCGTCCGGTCTTCCATCGACAGTTCGGAGAGTATGGCGGGGGTGCTTTCGCGGCTTTATGGTAACCCGTCAGAAGACGCCGACGGCTGGACGTTCAGGTGTGCAACCGACCCGGTACCTACGCCCGAGTTTCAAGAGGCGCTCCTGGACTTCCGCATGCCGCGCCGGCTGCTGCCGGATTCGCACTGA
- a CDS encoding ankyrin repeat domain-containing protein: MSDKADWNETLIDAVENGDLAKVYRAVERGADPACITPVHIPPQQETDEHHEIMRYLFSAGTDVNFAGFDEGILMTFSAYRGQLRYLRLYLEAGADINLAQPMNGVTGLHVAVQHNLPDVVRFFLENGANVDQSCHDDAPTPDPGHVYGETALHFAAAGADREVIEILLTHGADRSAKSSRGETPLDYAVRNGRMPNVLQLLK, from the coding sequence GTGTCTGACAAGGCAGACTGGAACGAGACTTTGATCGATGCCGTGGAGAACGGCGACCTGGCGAAGGTGTACAGGGCGGTCGAGCGGGGTGCCGATCCGGCCTGTATTACCCCGGTGCACATACCACCTCAGCAGGAAACCGATGAACATCACGAGATCATGAGATACCTGTTCTCCGCCGGCACCGATGTGAATTTCGCCGGTTTCGACGAAGGCATCCTCATGACGTTTTCCGCGTACCGGGGCCAACTGCGGTACCTGCGCCTCTACCTGGAAGCAGGCGCCGACATCAATCTCGCCCAGCCCATGAACGGCGTCACGGGACTGCACGTGGCGGTCCAGCACAACCTGCCGGATGTCGTGCGTTTCTTCCTCGAGAACGGCGCCAACGTCGACCAGTCCTGCCACGATGACGCGCCGACGCCAGACCCCGGACACGTATACGGTGAGACGGCCCTGCATTTCGCCGCTGCGGGGGCCGACCGGGAAGTCATCGAAATACTTCTGACCCACGGCGCAGACCGGTCGGCGAAGTCCTCCCGGGGAGAAACTCCGCTGGACTACGCGGTCCGTAACGGCCGTATGCCGAACGTGCTGCAACTGCTCAAGTAA
- a CDS encoding DNA polymerase IV has protein sequence MNRPRTILHADMDAFFAAVEQRDRPELQGKPVIVGGDGPRSVVSTCSYEARKYGVHSAMPGTTARKLCPKGIFLPVRSEAYGAVSRQVQEVFHRYTPLVEPLSLDEAFLDVTGSSQLFGDGEAIARSIKADVLKETRLTISVGVSPCKFVAKVASDLDKPDGLVIVPTDRVLDFLAPLPISCLWGAGRDMQERMVRHGLRTIGDVQRRSSEELQRLLGNAAGAHFARISRGQDDRPVVTGHPAKSVGHENTFGTDLVDRQECHGVLVDQSDKVGRRLRKAGRLGRTVRIKVRFGDFKTLTRQAAVAPTDNDFVIGKAAVDLFDGVWDGKTGIRLLGVAVGNLVRPEEPVQTDLFTEGDGQSDRLVRALDTIRDRYGRSAIRHGASAMKA, from the coding sequence GTGAATCGCCCACGTACCATCCTGCACGCGGATATGGATGCCTTTTTCGCGGCCGTTGAGCAGCGGGACCGGCCCGAACTGCAGGGCAAACCGGTCATCGTCGGCGGCGATGGACCGCGGTCCGTCGTGTCGACCTGTTCCTATGAGGCGCGAAAATACGGCGTCCATTCCGCCATGCCGGGCACGACGGCCAGGAAGCTGTGTCCAAAGGGGATCTTTCTACCCGTCAGATCTGAGGCCTACGGAGCGGTCTCACGACAGGTACAGGAGGTCTTCCACCGGTATACGCCCCTCGTCGAACCACTGTCACTCGACGAGGCGTTCCTGGACGTCACCGGTTCGTCCCAACTGTTCGGCGACGGCGAAGCAATCGCCCGGTCGATCAAGGCGGACGTGCTGAAGGAAACGCGTCTCACCATATCCGTCGGCGTGTCGCCGTGCAAATTCGTGGCCAAAGTGGCCTCCGACCTGGACAAACCCGATGGCCTGGTGATCGTTCCCACGGACCGCGTACTGGATTTCCTGGCGCCGCTGCCCATTTCCTGCCTCTGGGGCGCGGGCAGGGACATGCAGGAACGCATGGTCCGTCACGGACTCCGGACGATCGGGGATGTGCAGCGGCGATCATCGGAGGAGCTGCAACGGTTGCTCGGTAACGCCGCTGGCGCTCATTTCGCGAGGATCTCCCGGGGGCAGGACGACCGGCCCGTGGTGACCGGGCATCCCGCGAAGTCGGTGGGTCACGAAAACACCTTCGGCACGGACTTGGTCGACCGGCAGGAATGCCACGGCGTGCTGGTGGACCAGAGCGACAAGGTGGGACGCCGGCTGCGGAAAGCGGGACGGCTGGGCAGGACGGTCCGGATCAAGGTCCGGTTCGGGGATTTCAAGACCCTCACGCGACAGGCGGCCGTCGCGCCAACAGACAACGATTTCGTCATCGGCAAGGCGGCCGTGGACCTGTTCGACGGCGTATGGGACGGCAAGACAGGCATTCGGTTGCTCGGTGTGGCCGTCGGCAACCTGGTAAGGCCGGAGGAGCCCGTTCAAACCGATCTCTTCACGGAAGGCGACGGGCAGTCGGATCGCCTCGTGCGCGCGCTCGACACCATCAGGGACCGTTACGGCCGCAGCGCCATACGGCACGGCGCATCCGCGATGAAGGCCTGA
- a CDS encoding DUF1761 domain-containing protein: MLELTGLNWLAILVATVAGFALGAIWYGPIFGEAWLAALGKTADQIQPSPTPFVISFFTALITAVVLAMFISALDVSTLGGGITIGLLVGIGFIATAMASDSAFGDTGLKLWLIQSGYRVLYSVLMGAILAVWR, from the coding sequence ATGCTTGAGTTAACCGGACTGAACTGGCTGGCCATTCTCGTGGCAACGGTAGCTGGATTCGCACTCGGCGCGATCTGGTACGGCCCGATTTTCGGCGAGGCGTGGCTGGCCGCGCTGGGCAAGACGGCGGACCAGATTCAGCCGTCCCCCACCCCATTCGTCATCAGTTTCTTCACCGCACTGATTACAGCGGTCGTACTCGCGATGTTCATCAGCGCCCTGGACGTATCGACATTGGGTGGAGGTATAACAATCGGGCTACTCGTGGGCATCGGCTTCATCGCCACGGCGATGGCTTCGGACAGCGCCTTCGGCGACACGGGGCTGAAACTGTGGTTGATCCAGTCCGGATACCGCGTGCTCTACAGTGTGCTGATGGGCGCGATTCTCGCCGTGTGGCGGTAG